A window of the Clupea harengus chromosome 8, Ch_v2.0.2, whole genome shotgun sequence genome harbors these coding sequences:
- the LOC105892109 gene encoding syncollin-like produces MKTLIAVLLCTALCWDGLNAQCPEPATLKDVNGAKVCARMFEDSNIIYAESCGGDSLDAFPDDDIPTIPWRWNNRVSSLVVNRGCSLTVWGRYRKQGTKRKFSAGIQHRLKDVGQGLGILRDWDNDISGYWCVC; encoded by the coding sequence ATGAAGACTCTCATCGCTGTGCTCCTGtgcactgctctgtgctgggacGGGCTTAACGCTCAGTGCCCTGAGCCCGCCACCCTGAAGGACGTCAATGGCGCCAAGGTCTGCGCCCGCATGTTTGAGGACAGCAACATCATCTACGCAGAGAGCTGCGGAGGCGACAGCCTCGATGCCTTTCCCGACGACGATATACCCACTATCCCCTGGCGCTGGAACAACCGCGTCTCGTCGCTCGTCGTGAACCGGGGCTGCTCCCTCACCGTCTGGGGCCGCTACAGGAAGCAGGGCACCAAGCGCAAGTTCAGCGCTGGCATCCAGCACCGCCTGAAGGACGTGGGGCAGGGGCTGGGGATACTCCGTGACTGGGACAACGACATCTCGGGATACTGGTGTGTCTGCTAG